From a region of the Thiomicrorhabdus sp. genome:
- a CDS encoding MarC family protein: MSDLYTQIITVFLGFFAIMNPIANTAAFVGLVGEKESSEQFRVAAKAIVITFVVILAFSLLGKFIFQAFGISLPALRIAGGILVFIVGYHMLNGSGSKLHSAENSDEGDIAVSPLAMPLLAGPGTIATAMNYSATGGFTGIIVTVSVFFVLCLITFACFIFSSKILTVIGEGGMSIITRLMGLILTVIGVQLMLLGISTGFNIPILS; the protein is encoded by the coding sequence ATGAGTGATTTATATACGCAGATAATTACTGTGTTTTTGGGTTTTTTTGCCATTATGAACCCAATCGCTAATACAGCCGCATTTGTAGGCCTGGTAGGAGAAAAAGAGTCATCGGAGCAGTTTCGCGTTGCCGCAAAAGCTATTGTGATAACTTTTGTGGTGATTTTAGCCTTTTCTTTACTCGGTAAATTCATATTTCAAGCATTTGGTATCAGCCTTCCAGCTCTAAGAATAGCGGGTGGTATTTTGGTTTTTATTGTTGGTTATCATATGTTGAATGGTTCTGGCTCAAAATTACATTCAGCTGAAAACAGTGATGAAGGCGATATTGCGGTATCTCCATTGGCAATGCCATTATTGGCTGGTCCAGGTACGATTGCGACGGCGATGAATTATTCTGCCACAGGCGGTTTTACGGGAATTATTGTTACGGTATCGGTATTTTTTGTGCTTTGCCTCATTACTTTTGCCTGTTTTATTTTTAGTTCTAAAATTTTGACCGTTATTGGAGAAGGTGGTATGAGTATCATCACACGTTTAATGGGGTTGATTCTTACTGTTATTGGTGTGCAGTTGATGCTATTAGGCATCTCTACGGGTTTTAATATTCCTATATTAAGCTAA